The Pseudomonadales bacterium genome has a window encoding:
- a CDS encoding biopolymer transporter ExbD — protein sequence MTKLYRHQKAAEDSKVDLTPMLDVVFIMLIFFVVTASFVKESGYGLSRPESEQTPPPDAVQNIVFAITANNQVELDGRRIDARSVRANVERLSASNPEASVIIRADAKAKHRTIALISDQAREAGIAQISLLISE from the coding sequence ATGACAAAATTATATCGACATCAAAAAGCCGCTGAGGATAGCAAGGTTGATTTAACACCGATGCTTGATGTGGTGTTTATCATGTTGATTTTTTTTGTGGTCACCGCCAGTTTTGTCAAAGAATCGGGCTACGGCTTATCCAGGCCCGAGTCAGAACAAACCCCGCCGCCAGATGCAGTGCAAAATATAGTGTTCGCCATTACTGCAAATAATCAGGTTGAACTTGATGGCAGGCGCATTGATGCACGTTCGGTGCGGGCCAACGTGGAGCGATTATCGGCCTCAAACCCCGAGGCATCGGTTATTATTCGGGCAGATGCCAAGGCTAAGCATAGAACCATCGCCTTGATTTCAGATCAGGCACGAGAAGCGGGCATTGCGCAAATCAGCTTGCTTATCAGTGAGTAA